TCCATGGGGAGATGCAGAAATACTACCGGATTCGTGGCCTGACAGAAGACGGGACCTTTGCTGATTCGAATTTTCTGGAGCGTCTGCCTTGAAAGATCAGGTCGCAAAATACCTTGGCAAGCTCCTTTCGGATCGTTCGGCATCTGCCGGGGAGATTGCTTTTGCCGCCCAGGACGATGTTCTGATCACCGAAGGTAATCCCCATCTGGCAAGACTTGCAGGAGATTCTCTCTCCCGCCTCAATTGTCTTGGCCTCGTTGCCGCCCGTCCTTCGCTCCCCTTTTCCGACTTTCTGGTGAGGCGCGCTCCCATGTCCGAGAGCCGCATCGTCCCCAATGACACTGAGACCCGCACCTTTCTCCATGATATCCCCTTCTTGCGCCGGTCCGAGTTGAGCGCTGAACCCAGCAGGCAGGTTACCCAACTTCTCGGCAATCGCAAGGGGATCATCATCGAGGGAATCGGCATAGTTGCCAGCGGTGCCGTTACCATCGAACAGGCCTATATCAACTATTCCTCGGTTTTTCATTCGACTTTTGTCAAATATCTGCAAGATGTGCTGGATCGGGGTTTTATCTTTTCCGACGAAGAAGCGGCATTCACGGAGTTCCGGCGCAGCTGGCTGCATACCCTGACTGCAGAAGGACTGAGTTTTGCGGAAGCGCCACTCATCGGCGGCGAGGCGATTCTAGCGGAAGTGGAGCGGGTGGGGCGCTACACGGTGGAGCGGGGGCTGGTGGATTCCTTCTTTGGCAACATCTCGGTCCGGGATGGTGATGTCATCTATATCTCCCAGACCGCCGCCAGCCTGGATGAACTGGCCGGATGCATCGATCCGGTCCCCATGGACAATTCCTCTACCACCGGCATCACCGCCTCCAGCGAGCTTCTGGCCCACCGGCGCATTTACGATGAGACCGGCACGGCGGTCATCCTCCACGGTCATCCCAAGTTCGCCGTGGTCATGAGCATGCGCTGCGCAGAAAAAGGCTGCAGGATCAAGGACTGCTGGAAAGACTGTCCCAAGGTCCGCTTTCTCGGCGACACCCCGGTGGTGGCCGGCGAAATCGGCGCAGGCGGCCTGGCCAAAAGGGTGCCGCCGGTGATCGGCACACCTGGCAAGGCCATTGTATACGGCCATGGGGTCTTTACCACCGGCCGCGATTTCGGCGAAGCCTTCCGCGCCATGGTGCAGGTGGAGAACTGGTGCCGGGAAGAGTATTTCCGGTTGCTGGGGGAGTAGTAGGAGCGATGTCCGAGAAAAAAAACATCGTCAGGGCCGCCGGGGTGCTCGGTTTCGCCACCATCCTCTCGCGCATCATGGGCATGGTGCGAGACATGGTGCAGTCGCGGCTGTTCGGTGCCGGTTTTGCCACCGATGCTTTTATTGCCGCCTACCAGATCCCCAACATGCTGCGGCGCTTTTTTGCCGAGGGTGCTCTTACCTCTGCCTTTGTGCCGACTTTTTCCGAATGGTACACCCAGAAGGGGGAGGAAGAGGCCCGGGCGCTGGCCAATGTCTGCTTTACTCTGCTGATTGTTGTCATGGCCGTCGTCACCCTGCTTGGGGTCGTCTTTTCCCCGCTGATCGTCAATCTCATGTTTCCCGGCTTCAAGGCCGAGCCCTCCAAGCTGGAGCTGACCATCCTTCTCAACCGGCTGATGTTTCCCTATATATTCCTGGTCAGCCTGGTTGCCCTGTGCATGGGGATATTGAACACCGTACGCCATTTTTTCACCCCCGCCATCTCCACGGTTTTCCTCAATATTTCCGTCATTCTCTGCGCTGTTTTTCTGCACAGCCGCTTCCAGGTGCCCATCGTATCTCTTGCCGTCGGTGTTTTGCTCGGCGGATTGCTGCAACTGCTCCTGCAATTGCCGGTTCTCTACCGCAAAGGGTTTCCCATCCGCCTCCGCTTCGACTTCCGCCATCCGGCAGTGCGCCGGATCGCCCTTCTCATGGGGCCGTCCATATTCGGCGTCGGTGTCTATTACCTGAACATTACCGTGGGGGCGATCCTGGCCTCCTACCTTCCCCAGGGGAGCGTTTCCTACCTCTACTATGCCCAGCGGCTTTTTGAATTTCCCCAGGGGATTTTCACGGTTTCGGTGGCCCAGGCGGTGCTTCCCTCCATGAGCAGGCAGGCTGCTGCCGGCGATATGGAGGCGTTGAAGGAATCCCTGGCCTTTGGCCTGAAACTGACCCTCTTTATCACCATTCCTGCCATGGCAGGCTTGATGCTTTGTTCCACCCCAATTTTTTCCCTACTTTTCATGGGGGGCGCCTTCGATTACGCAAAGGCAGAGCAGTGCGGCGTGGCCCTTCTTTACTATTCCCTGGGGCTTTCCTTTGTGGCCATGGTCAGGGTGCTGGTGCCCGCCTTTTATGCCTTGAAAGACACCAGAACTCCTGTGGTGACTGCTTTTATCGCCTTTATTCTAAATCTCTGCTTCAGTCTGCTGCTAATGGGGCCGCTCAGACACGGCGGGTTGGCGCTGGCTTCCAGCCTCTCCGCCCTTGGTAACATGGTGCTGCTTATCTGGTTTCTGCG
This region of Geotalea daltonii FRC-32 genomic DNA includes:
- a CDS encoding class II aldolase/adducin family protein, yielding MKDQVAKYLGKLLSDRSASAGEIAFAAQDDVLITEGNPHLARLAGDSLSRLNCLGLVAARPSLPFSDFLVRRAPMSESRIVPNDTETRTFLHDIPFLRRSELSAEPSRQVTQLLGNRKGIIIEGIGIVASGAVTIEQAYINYSSVFHSTFVKYLQDVLDRGFIFSDEEAAFTEFRRSWLHTLTAEGLSFAEAPLIGGEAILAEVERVGRYTVERGLVDSFFGNISVRDGDVIYISQTAASLDELAGCIDPVPMDNSSTTGITASSELLAHRRIYDETGTAVILHGHPKFAVVMSMRCAEKGCRIKDCWKDCPKVRFLGDTPVVAGEIGAGGLAKRVPPVIGTPGKAIVYGHGVFTTGRDFGEAFRAMVQVENWCREEYFRLLGE
- the murJ gene encoding murein biosynthesis integral membrane protein MurJ, producing the protein MSEKKNIVRAAGVLGFATILSRIMGMVRDMVQSRLFGAGFATDAFIAAYQIPNMLRRFFAEGALTSAFVPTFSEWYTQKGEEEARALANVCFTLLIVVMAVVTLLGVVFSPLIVNLMFPGFKAEPSKLELTILLNRLMFPYIFLVSLVALCMGILNTVRHFFTPAISTVFLNISVILCAVFLHSRFQVPIVSLAVGVLLGGLLQLLLQLPVLYRKGFPIRLRFDFRHPAVRRIALLMGPSIFGVGVYYLNITVGAILASYLPQGSVSYLYYAQRLFEFPQGIFTVSVAQAVLPSMSRQAAAGDMEALKESLAFGLKLTLFITIPAMAGLMLCSTPIFSLLFMGGAFDYAKAEQCGVALLYYSLGLSFVAMVRVLVPAFYALKDTRTPVVTAFIAFILNLCFSLLLMGPLRHGGLALASSLSALGNMVLLIWFLRKKIGSFGGKSILVAAGKAAVASVPMAFAVYWFMTLADWSRHGNKISKGLVLGGAVAAGIILYYAFAHLLRCEEAREATRLVRRKVLKR